Within Candidatus Thermoplasmatota archaeon, the genomic segment TTTTCTTGGCACATCCCATCTAATAGGAAAAAAATGAATGTTTTTTTCTTTAATTATTTATTTCGGGATGAAGCCTTGATAATAGATATGCTTTTATATAAAATAATTATTCCAGCCTCTTACGTTAAGTTGGTTTAAGGGTGATAAACTGGGTAATATAAGACAGACTTTCATAAAAAATGTGGCTATTCAGCTTGTGAAAACGTATCCTGATCAGTTTGTTGCTGATGATTTTCAGCATAACAAAGAGAAGGTTGCTGAGTTAAGCGACGTTAATAGTAAGTTGTTGAGGAATAGTATAGCTGGTTATGTTACTAGATATCTGGCTTCTCAGAAGAAAAGAAAAACAACTTAACTCATTTTTGGGTAACAACCCAATATTTATTTTAGTGGGGTAAATTTCTATATGGGTGAACCTATAAAAAAATTAGAGAGAGCTCTACTTGAACTACAGAAAGGCAAATTTATCCTAGTTTATGACAATGAAAGCAGAGAAGGGGAAACAGACCTAGTTATGGCCTCAGAGTTTGTAACACCTGAAGCAATAAAAACGATGAGAAAAGACGGAGGCGGGCTTATTTTTCTAATGATTTCAAATGATATAGCAAGTAAGTTAAAACTCCCATATCTAGCTGATATGTACTCTGATATAAACAACAAATATCCTGTTTTAAAAGAACTTGTTCCTAACGACATACCTTATGATACAAAATCATCTTTTTCATTATACATTAATCATAGAAAAACATTCACAGGTATAACAGATATAGATCGTAGTTTAACAATGAAAAGTTTCGCTGAGCTAGCAAAAAAGATAAAAAACGTTGATGATGGTGTTGCAACCAAGATGTTTGGAAGAGAGTTCAGATCACCAGGCCATGTACCAATATGTGTAGCAGCAAAGAACCTGTTGTCTGAAAGAACAGGTCATACGGAGTTAATAGTTTCGCTTTTAAAAATGGGTGGACTTACGCCTGTGGGAAGCGGCTGTGAAATGATGGCTGATGACGGTAAAGCTTTATCTAAAAATGAAGCAAAGCAATACGCAGATAAATACAACCTCGAGTTTTTAGAGGGAAAAGACATATTACAAGCGTGGAAGAAATGGTCAAAGTAATGGCAACCGGAACTTTTGATCTACTTCACATGGGACACATATATTATCTTAGAGAAGCAAAAAAACTTGGTGACAAACTAGTTGTTATTGTAGCACGTGACTCAACTGTGAGGAAACTTAAACATGAGCCTGTGACACCAGAGGAGATGAGGTTAAACTTGATTAAAGAACTAAGGATGGTAGATGAGGCGATGCTAGGTCATGAAGACGACATGTACGAGGTTGTAAAAGAGGTTAAACCAGATATAATAGCACTTGGGTATGATCAGATCCATGATGAAAAAAGTATTGAGCAGGAGCTTAAAAAAAGAAAATTGAATGCAAAGGTAGTAAGGCTACCAAAATACGAGGGCATGGATGATTTAGATGGTACAAGAAGAATCATAGGTAAAATCATCTCAGCCTACGAGTTCCAAAAAAGTATGGAGAAGATAGAGGGAAAATGAAAAAGATAGGTATTGCTGACACTACATTTGCCAGGTATGATATGGCTAAATCTGCTATAAATGAATTAAAATCAAATGATACAGGTTTTAAGATAATAAGATACACAGTACCAGGTATAAAGGATCTCCCTGTTGCCTGTAAAAAACTGTTTGAGGAACAAGGCTGTGACATTGTTATGGCGTTTGGTATGCCTGGTTCTAAACCAATTGATAAACAGTGCGCCCATGAGGCAAGCCTAGGGCTTATGCAGACGCAGCTGATGTGCAACAAACACATAATAGAAGTTTTTGTATATGAAGACGAAGCAAAGGACGAAAAAGAACTGGCATGGCTTGCAGATAAAAGGGCACGTGAACATGCATTAAACACATTAAATTTGTTGTTCCATCCTCAGAGGCTTACAAAAAACACTGGAAAAGGCCTAAGAGAAGGGTTTGAGGATGCAGGGCCATTAAGAAACTAAAAAAGGAGGTAAAAAAAAGATGGATAAAGAAAGAAAAATAAGATTAGGTGCTGTTGTCTCAGAGTTTAACTATGATATAACTAT encodes:
- a CDS encoding 30S ribosomal protein S17e, whose protein sequence is MGNIRQTFIKNVAIQLVKTYPDQFVADDFQHNKEKVAELSDVNSKLLRNSIAGYVTRYLASQKKRKTT
- the ribB gene encoding 3,4-dihydroxy-2-butanone-4-phosphate synthase; translated protein: MGEPIKKLERALLELQKGKFILVYDNESREGETDLVMASEFVTPEAIKTMRKDGGGLIFLMISNDIASKLKLPYLADMYSDINNKYPVLKELVPNDIPYDTKSSFSLYINHRKTFTGITDIDRSLTMKSFAELAKKIKNVDDGVATKMFGREFRSPGHVPICVAAKNLLSERTGHTELIVSLLKMGGLTPVGSGCEMMADDGKALSKNEAKQYADKYNLEFLEGKDILQAWKKWSK
- a CDS encoding FAD synthase, producing the protein MVKVMATGTFDLLHMGHIYYLREAKKLGDKLVVIVARDSTVRKLKHEPVTPEEMRLNLIKELRMVDEAMLGHEDDMYEVVKEVKPDIIALGYDQIHDEKSIEQELKKRKLNAKVVRLPKYEGMDDLDGTRRIIGKIISAYEFQKSMEKIEGK
- the ribC gene encoding riboflavin synthase, giving the protein MKKIGIADTTFARYDMAKSAINELKSNDTGFKIIRYTVPGIKDLPVACKKLFEEQGCDIVMAFGMPGSKPIDKQCAHEASLGLMQTQLMCNKHIIEVFVYEDEAKDEKELAWLADKRAREHALNTLNLLFHPQRLTKNTGKGLREGFEDAGPLRN